A genome region from Thalassococcus arenae includes the following:
- the regB gene encoding sensor histidine kinase RegB: MTDSELGFFGEQRRSNFIRLRTMILLRWFAIVGQLTAITVAQRLYNLQLELGLCYLAVGVSVIGNLIAIAVFPENKRLSETENLLMVMFDLLQLCFLLFLTGGLHNPFSLLVLGPVTVSATVLTLRSTLLLGTTAFVLVSTMVFYHLPLRTDMGFIMRVPDIFVFGQWAAITIALIFISIYARRISREMHAMSDALSATQMALARAQKLNDLGGVVAAAAHELGTPLATIKLTSAELIEELDDKPELQEDARLIRDQADRCRDILRSMGRAGKDDLHMRQAPLAEVIREAAEPHQGRGKEILIELAIGPGGDAAQPMILRRPEIIHGMRNLVQNAVDFARSTIWIEALWTDDIVSVRILDDGRGFPPHLIGRIGDPFVRKRRSETDRKTRPEYEGMGLGLFIAKTLLERTGAQLSFANGSDPFSTETLERRGAIVEVVWPREKIVSEAASHGTALGENRPIEV; this comes from the coding sequence ATGACCGACAGCGAACTCGGATTCTTCGGGGAACAGCGGCGCAGCAACTTCATACGCTTGCGCACCATGATCCTGTTGCGATGGTTCGCCATCGTCGGGCAACTGACCGCGATCACCGTAGCGCAGCGGCTTTACAACCTGCAGCTTGAACTGGGCCTGTGCTACCTGGCCGTCGGTGTGTCGGTGATCGGCAACCTGATCGCGATAGCCGTGTTTCCGGAAAACAAGCGCCTGAGCGAGACCGAAAACCTGCTGATGGTCATGTTCGACCTGCTGCAACTGTGTTTCCTGCTGTTCCTGACCGGCGGGCTGCACAACCCGTTCTCGCTGCTGGTTCTGGGACCGGTCACGGTATCGGCGACGGTGCTGACCCTGCGGTCGACCCTTCTTTTGGGGACGACGGCCTTTGTCCTGGTTTCGACCATGGTGTTCTATCACCTGCCGTTGCGGACCGACATGGGTTTTATCATGCGGGTGCCCGACATCTTTGTCTTTGGCCAATGGGCGGCGATCACCATCGCGTTGATCTTCATCTCGATCTATGCGCGCCGGATCTCGCGGGAAATGCATGCCATGTCGGATGCTTTGTCTGCGACGCAGATGGCCCTGGCCCGGGCGCAAAAGCTGAACGATCTCGGAGGCGTCGTCGCAGCCGCGGCGCATGAACTGGGAACGCCGCTTGCCACCATCAAACTGACATCGGCGGAACTGATCGAGGAACTGGACGACAAGCCCGAATTGCAGGAGGACGCGCGGCTGATCCGTGACCAGGCCGACCGCTGTCGAGATATCCTGCGGTCGATGGGGCGCGCCGGCAAAGACGATCTTCACATGCGGCAAGCCCCGCTGGCCGAGGTGATCCGCGAAGCCGCCGAACCGCACCAGGGACGCGGAAAGGAAATCCTGATCGAACTGGCCATCGGTCCGGGAGGCGACGCCGCGCAGCCGATGATCCTGCGCAGACCCGAGATCATCCATGGCATGCGCAACCTCGTGCAGAACGCGGTGGACTTCGCACGGTCCACCATCTGGATCGAGGCGCTCTGGACAGACGATATCGTGTCGGTGCGCATCCTCGACGACGGGCGTGGGTTCCCGCCGCACCTGATCGGACGCATCGGCGATCCCTTCGTCCGCAAGCGCCGGTCCGAAACCGACCGCAAGACGCGCCCGGAATACGAGGGCATGGGGCTGGGTCTGTTCATTGCGAAGACGCTGCTTGAACGTACCGGCGCACAGCTGAGCTTTGCCAACGGGTCCGACCCTTTTTCAACCGAAACGCTCGAGCGGCGCGGAGCCATCGTCGAGGTGGTTTGGCCGCGCGAAAAGATCGTGTCCGAGGCAGCAAGCCACGGAACCGCGTTGGGCGAGAACCGTCCGATCGAAGTTTAA
- a CDS encoding SCO family protein: MSRIAAISAGVAVVALLGGVYLAGFGGASDQFADCRTGAVAGGTTQIGGPFELLNAQGETVTDADVITGPSLIYFGYTFCPDVCPLDTYRNAEAVDLLEAQGHMVTPIFISIDPTRDTPQVVGEFAANLHDRMIGLTGSPEQVSAASKAYRTYYKAHDAEDEFYLVDHSTFTYLVLPEHGFVEFFRREVSPQEMADRVACFVDAA, encoded by the coding sequence ATGAGCCGGATTGCCGCGATTTCCGCAGGGGTTGCCGTTGTGGCGCTGTTGGGCGGTGTCTATCTTGCCGGTTTCGGCGGCGCGTCGGACCAGTTCGCCGATTGCCGCACCGGTGCCGTCGCCGGCGGCACGACGCAGATCGGCGGCCCGTTCGAATTGCTGAACGCGCAAGGCGAGACGGTAACCGATGCCGATGTCATCACCGGCCCCAGCCTGATCTATTTCGGCTATACCTTCTGCCCCGATGTCTGTCCGCTCGATACCTATCGCAACGCCGAGGCGGTCGATCTGCTCGAGGCGCAGGGGCACATGGTCACGCCGATCTTCATTTCCATCGACCCGACCCGGGACACGCCGCAGGTGGTGGGCGAATTCGCGGCCAATCTGCACGATCGGATGATCGGCTTGACCGGTTCGCCCGAACAGGTCTCGGCCGCTTCGAAGGCCTACCGCACCTATTACAAGGCACATGACGCCGAGGACGAATTCTATCTCGTCGACCATTCGACATTCACCTATCTCGTGCTGCCCGAACACGGTTTCGTCGAGTTTTTCCGCCGCGAGGTTTCGCCCCAGGAGATGGCCGACCGCGTCGCGTGCTTCGTCGACGCGGCCTGA
- a CDS encoding ActR/PrrA/RegA family redox response regulator transcription factor, which yields MAERLEDIGEDRSLLLVDDDEPFLRRLAKAMEKRGFEVETAASVAAGTAIATARPPAFAVVDLRLEDGNGLDVVEVLRNKRPDSRVVVLTGYGAIATAVAAVKIGATDYLSKPADATDITNALLAKNDDLPPPPENPMSADRVRWEHIQRVYELCDRNVSETARRLNMHRRTLQRILAKRSPR from the coding sequence TTGGCGGAACGGCTTGAAGATATCGGCGAGGACCGATCGCTGCTTTTGGTGGACGATGACGAACCGTTCCTGAGGCGACTGGCGAAAGCGATGGAAAAGCGCGGGTTCGAAGTGGAAACCGCCGCATCCGTGGCCGCTGGCACGGCCATCGCGACTGCCCGCCCGCCGGCCTTTGCCGTCGTCGATTTGCGGCTCGAAGACGGCAACGGGCTGGACGTGGTCGAAGTGCTTCGAAACAAGCGACCCGATAGCCGGGTCGTTGTGCTGACGGGCTATGGCGCGATCGCCACCGCAGTGGCTGCGGTCAAGATCGGCGCCACGGATTATCTGTCGAAACCCGCCGATGCCACCGACATCACCAACGCGCTGCTGGCCAAGAACGACGACCTGCCGCCGCCACCGGAGAACCCGATGAGCGCCGACCGCGTGCGGTGGGAACATATCCAGCGGGTCTACGAGCTGTGCGACCGCAACGTCTCGGAAACCGCGCGGCGACTGAACATGCACCGCCGGACCCTGCAACGCATCCTGGCCAAGCGCAGCCCACGCTGA
- a CDS encoding GNAT family N-acetyltransferase has protein sequence MTVPGRRRGPSRKGAAPFAVRPAGRLDCRDIAVLLNEIVAAGGTTAVCAPLTAADIAKWMQGAPDRSAWHVAEDDHGDILGFQYVEPHPGLPPDCCDIATYVRSGVTGIGIGSALFDASRRAARQLGYAAIIAVIRTDNAGGLAYYQSRGFEDWKTWADAPIAPRIMKRYDL, from the coding sequence ATGACTGTGCCCGGCAGGCGACGCGGCCCTTCCCGAAAAGGTGCCGCGCCCTTTGCGGTTCGCCCCGCGGGTCGGCTCGATTGCCGCGATATCGCCGTTCTGCTGAACGAGATCGTGGCAGCGGGTGGAACAACAGCGGTTTGCGCACCGCTGACGGCGGCGGACATCGCCAAGTGGATGCAAGGCGCTCCGGACAGATCGGCCTGGCACGTGGCCGAGGATGATCACGGCGATATCCTGGGCTTTCAATATGTCGAACCCCATCCTGGCCTGCCGCCGGACTGTTGCGACATTGCGACTTATGTGCGGTCCGGTGTCACCGGGATCGGGATCGGGTCCGCCTTGTTCGACGCTTCGCGGCGCGCCGCCCGACAACTGGGCTATGCGGCCATCATTGCGGTGATCCGCACCGACAACGCCGGAGGGCTGGCATATTACCAAAGCCGTGGCTTCGAAGACTGGAAGACATGGGCAGACGCCCCGATCGCCCCTCGGATCATGAAACGCTACGACCTTTAA
- a CDS encoding GNAT family N-acetyltransferase — protein MTLTVRDMQRSDVPACVDIINHIIALGGSTAHEEPFDKDSFATEYFRDPAVANVVLSGDRIVGFQAAFDVGDGLYSIGSFTDRKHPVRGAGRALFDKTLADCRARGGVAILAKITADNALGLTFYSRMGFRDFEVWSDDHVRPDGTSVDRIVKRFPL, from the coding sequence ATGACCCTGACCGTTCGGGACATGCAGCGCAGCGACGTTCCCGCCTGCGTTGACATCATCAACCACATCATCGCCCTGGGCGGCAGCACCGCGCATGAGGAGCCTTTCGACAAAGACAGCTTTGCCACCGAGTATTTCCGCGATCCCGCCGTGGCGAATGTCGTTCTGTCGGGTGACAGGATCGTCGGCTTCCAGGCCGCTTTCGATGTCGGCGACGGCCTCTATTCCATCGGCAGCTTCACCGACAGAAAGCACCCGGTGCGCGGCGCCGGACGTGCCCTGTTCGACAAGACCCTGGCCGATTGCCGCGCGCGCGGCGGCGTCGCGATCCTGGCCAAGATCACCGCAGACAACGCCCTTGGCCTGACCTTCTACAGCCGGATGGGGTTCAGGGATTTCGAGGTCTGGTCGGACGACCACGTCCGCCCCGACGGCACTTCGGTTGACCGCATCGTCAAGCGGTTCCCGCTATGA